GGTTCATTGCGCTGGAAAGCTCCCGAAGCTCCCGAAGATTCTACTGACGTCCGCGCAGCCGTAACGTTCGCACCCGCCCCGATCCAGCACACGAGTGCCCACAATCCTCCGTCCATAATGCCGCGCGGTGAGGAGTGCTTAGCCCTCAACGTCTGGAACAACACGGCATCCTCTGACCTCAAGCCCGTGATGGTTTGGGTGCACGGTGGTTCGTTCAACAGCGGCGGAACGTCAAATCCCGACTACGACGGCAGAAAGTTCATCGAGGCACATAATGATGTCATTCTCGTGAGCGTCGGCTACAGGGTCGGACTGATGGGCTTCATCGACTTCGTACACTCCGGGCTTGCGGGCGGAAGCGATTATCCCGACAGTGGCAACTTAGGCCTTCTCGACATCGTTCAGGCTCTGCGCTGGATAAAGCAGAACATCAAGGCGTTCGGCGGAAACCCGGAGAACGTTACGGTGTTCGGGCAGTCGTCGGGTTCTGCGGCAGTCTCGCTCGTGATGGCGATGCCTCAGGCGGCCGGGCTGTTCCAGAGGGCAATCACGCAGAGCGGTGCAGTCTCGATGACACAGAGCGTCGAGGATGCCGCGCCCCTCACTCAGGCACTCGTTCAGCTCACCGGCGCGACGAGCATGACTGACCTTCTGGCTTTGTCGTCGAATGACCTTCTTGCGGCGGCGGAAAAACTGCAGGCCTACACGAACTTCCCCATACGCGACGGTGTTCACGTTGCGGCAAATCCTTTCGAGGCATTTGCGACAAACTCGCCGAACTTCAGCATAATGTCAGGAACTATGGCTGACGAGGTGAATTACTGGATGCTTGCTCTGGGGAGTGAGAATTTCGCGCAGTTCATTCCGGCGGCGTTCTACCAGATTGCAGAGGGAATAAGCGCGGTCAACAGCGACGACGGAAAGATTCCCGAGCAGTTCGTGGCGGCGTACATGAGCACTCACGACGGCGCGACGGAGCTTGAGGCAGTCTGCCAGTTCCTGAACGATACGCTGTTCAGGGTTCCGGCACTCGCTGAGCTGGAGAACTACGCGGGCAAAAAGTACCTGTACTACTGGGACAGTTCGGTCGGAATCGCAGGGCTTGGCGCGTGCCACGCTCTCGACATCCCTTACGTGCTCAACCTGCCGGAGATGCTGAGCTTCCCGAAAAATTATGTGCCGTTCGAGCTCAGCCAGGACTTGGCGGACAAGGTGCAGAGCATGTGGGTGAGTTTCGCGAAGACTGGCAGTCCTTCTGATGCTTGGCAGGAGTACAACACCACGACCCGCGCAACGATGCTCATCAAGTCTTCTCCGTCGGTCAGCTACGGGCACTTGGCCGAACGTTACGCTCTCGTGAGTCCTCTGCTGAAGTACGGTCTCTCGGGACGCGAGCTTATCAGCGGAATGGCGGCACTCAACGAAGACAACGACACTTCGCCCGACGCACAGCCGCAGACCAGCCCGGACGTTACTGAGCCTCTCTCCTACGAATTGGGGGCTTCCAGAGGAGGCGGCGGGTGCAGCACTGGCTTCACGCTTTGGGGTCTTGCTGCAGTAGTGTATTTCATCAAGAAGAGAGCTTAAGGCATGAATATACCCTCCTCTGAGAACGGGGAGGGTTTTTGTTTGTCTACAGGAAGAAGTACCTTATCACGAAGAGCAGAGCCACAAGCGCAAGCCCCAGCACTCCGAAGAACAACATATCCCCCAAGAACGACACCCCGTGAGCGTTGGGCTGTTCCGGCGGGTTATCCTCCTTCACCTTAATCTTGATGTCCTTCGTGATGCTGACTGCCCCCCTGATTTCGTCGCTTATCTTCACGTACAGGAATTTCTTGCCCGCAGTGTCGCGAATCTCAACGACAGGGAACAGCGGCTCGATGTTGTTCTCCTCCATGAACTTCTTGACCAGTGCGCTCGTGCCCTCGCCCTCGATGTTCACGCCGATAATGTCTCCCGGCGTAATCTCTGACGAGGCCTTGCCCCTCACAGGGTCAACTACAGGCGTACACATTATTATCGTGCCCTCGAAGTTTGAGCTGTCGCGGATGTTCGTTTCCTCTTCGGCCTTCTCGCGTTCTTCCTGCTCGCGCTGCATCTGAGCCATTTCGGCGGCAGTCGGCGGAAGAGGCTTGATTATCTTTGCGCGCTCAAGTTCCGTGCGTGAGACAGGTTCTGCGTCGGTGGTAGAGCTGAACACGCACTGCGCAACTCCCTCAAAGCGCCGGCGAATCATGCTCTCTATCTGCCTGAGTTTGGCGCGCGTGTAGTTCTCAAATAGCTTCTTCTTCTCCTCGATCCTCATGATGTCCTTCAGCTGAGCCTGCAGCTTCTCCGCCCAATCCTTGTCCAGCGGCCCCATCTGCGGAAGGCTGTTGACGAACTTCCTCCACACCTGCGAGGACTCCACCAGTACGCCGGTCTTGTACGGCCGCGCCAGCCAGAACGCCTGAAACACTGTCTTTCCCGTCTTGCCCTCAAAGATTATGCAGAAACCTCCGCCCATGTCCCCCCTGCTCGGCGTAAACGTCGACTTCAGCGCAAGAAACTCAGGAACGTTGTTCTTGGCCGGTTCTGAGGATGAGTCCGACGAATGGTCAGAACGCTTTGAGGACAGGTCTGCGACATCCCTCAAGCCTTGTGTGATGCTGTCTTCAGGCATGATTTACTCCTCCGAGAAAAGTTAGTGTCTAGGATGGAGTGATTATAGCCCGTCAATCTTTCGTTGCAAACCGCAAAAATTCGAATGACTTACGCAATTTTTTTCCCCGAGTTTTCACTATAATATTCACATCCGCATGAGACTTGAAAATTTACTCTGGAGGCTGCAACAGTTGAGGCTGAAAATTTTTCCGGCAGTTCTCGTCGTTGTGTTTATGCTTTCGTCATCGGCATATGCAGACAGCATATATGATTCTGAGCCGACGTTCTCGCCGTATTATGCCGGTTCTGTCAAGAGTGCCGTCCTCAATGAAGCACTGCAGGAACTGAACTACATACGCTGGCTGATAGGCGTGCCGAACAACGTAACCCTTAATGCTGAATACACCCGCAAAGCACAGCACGGGGCAGTCCTTCTTGACGCGGTCGGAACTCTCACGCATACACCGTCCAGACCGTCAGACATGAGCCAGTCGTTCTATGAGCTCGGGTATGACGCAACGACTCACAGCAATTTGTCGTGGGGCTCTTCAGAAATGACGCTGAAGCTCAGCACAAAACTTTGCATGCACGATTCTGACAGCTCCAACATATCGCGGCTTGGGCATCGCAGGTGGCTCATGAACCCCAGACTCAAGCAGACAGGTTTCGGCATAAGCACAAGAGGCGGTTTCGCGGCTACGTATGTCATTGAGGAGTTCGAGCATTCAGGGGAAGGCAACACCTTGACGCAGGAGGAGTACGAACGCTACCTTGAATGGCTGAAGTGGCCGGTGTCAGATGAGTTCATAACTTGGCCGACGGGCAGGCATCCTCATCCTCTGACGTACTTTGAGGCTGACACTGCGTGGTCCGTAACCCTGAACAGAGATGTCTTCGATGATACTGACGCTAGTTCTGTGAAGGTTGTGCTTACGCGGAACAGCGACGGCAGAACGTGGAAGTTCAGCAGAAGCAGCAGTGATGGTTATTTTGCCGTGAGCAAGGGGGAAGTTGCTTACGACCAGTGCATAATCTTCCGCCCCGACGGAATCACAAGCTACAATAACGGTGAGACATGGAGCGTAGAAGTGTCCGGCCTTGCCCGCAAAGACGGAGGAACAGGAAGCATATCGTACAGGGTAACATTCACTGGGGAAACTACAGGCTACGAGGAGGATACTCCTTACAACAGGCAGGGCAGTGAAGACTCTGACGAAGGAGGGTGCGGAGTTATGACGTTTCCGGCATTCATGGCACTCTTGGTTTTCGGAATCCCGCGCATAAGAAAATAGTACGCGCTGGAATATATATTTTCACAGGAGGTTATCATCGTGAAGAAGTTTGCAGTACTTATCGCAGCAGTTCTCGCAGTAACGGCAGTCGCAGCATTTGCCGCCAGTGATGCCCTCGTCGGAGCATGCATCTACAAGTTCGACGACACGTTCATGACGGGTGTCCGCAACGCAATGCGCGCGCAGATGGAGAAGGAAGGCGGAGAGCTCGAGATCGTCGACAGCCAGAACCGCCAGCCCACCCAGAACGACCAGGTTGACGCGTACATCTCGAAGGGTGCGAACGCCCTCATCGTCAACCCCGTCGACCGCACAGCCGCTGAACCCCTCATGCAGAAGGCAAAGGCCGAAGGTCTCCCGATAGTGTTCGTGAACCGCGAGCCCTACGCTGATGTCATGGCGGCCTACGACAAAATCTGGTACGTCGGCGCAAAGGCAGAGGAGTCCGGCACTCAGTCGGGACAGATAATCGTCGACTACTTCAAGGCCAACCCGAAGGCTGACCGCAACGGCGACGGAAAGATTCAGTACATCATGATCAGGGGCGAGCAGGGACACCAGGACGCGACGCTCAGGACTGAGTACTCGCTCAAGGCAATCAAGGACGCAGGCTTTGAGGTTGTGGAGCTCGGCAACGACACAGCCAACTGGGACAAGGTTCAGGCAACCGACAAGATGAAGGGCTTCATCAGCGCAGTCGGCATCGACAACATCGAGGCAGTCCTCGCAAACAATGACGACATGGCACTCGGCGCGATCGAGGCACTCAAGGCTGAAGGCTACAACATGGGCGACCCCGACAAGTATATTCCTGTCGTAGGAGTTGACGCGACGGCACCGGCACTCGAGGCAATGAGCAAGGGCGAGATGCTCGGTACAGTCCTCAACGACGCGGACAATCAGGGCTTCGCGGCCGTGAAAGTCGCAGTTGTTGCGGCGGATGACAAGCCCGTAACCGACGAAGCAATCGGCTACACGATCACTGACGGGAAATACATCTGGATACCTTACCGCCCCGTTACCGTCGAGAACTACAAGGAGTTCATGAAGTAGAGAATGTAGAATCATGCCCCCGTTTTGCGCGGGGGTTCATTTTATTCATGAGAGGTGAATATTTTTGCGTAAAGTGTTAATTGTTGCATTGATGCTGATGCTGGCATTCGGAGCCTGTGCTCATGCTGATGACGTGAAAATCGGCGCGTGTATCTACAGGTTCAGTGATGCCTTTATGCTGAGGTTCAGGAACGCGATGGCTGATGAAGCCGCGAAGGCCGGAGTTGCACTTATCATCGCGGACTCGCAGAACGACCAGACCACGCAGGACGCGCAGGTTGATGACTTCATTGCGAGCGGAGTGAACGTTCTCGTCATCAACCCTGTTGACCGCATGGCCTCGCAGGGCATAATCGACAAAGCGAAGGCCGCCGGTATTCCTGTTGTGTTCATCAACAGAGAGCCGACGGAGGAGATGCTTGCGTCCTACGAGAAAGCGTATTACGTCGGAGCGAAGCCGGAGGAGTCGGGCACTGAGGCCGGAGAGCTCGTAGCCGCGTACTTCAAGGCACACCCCGAAGCCGACAAGAACAAGGACGGAAAGCTGCAGTTCATCATGCTGAAGGGCGAGAACGGGCATCAGGACATGATCGCAAGAAGCAAGTACTCAGTCGAGGCACTTCAGGCCGCTGGTGTTGAACCTGTGGAGATCGCGAGCGCAATAGCGAACTGGGACAAGCTACAGGCAATGACCATGATGAACGCGTTTCTGATGTCAATCGGCCCGGAGAACATCGAAGCCGTAATCGCCAACAACGACGAGATGGCACTTGGTGCGGTCGAAGCCCTTAAGGCTCAGGACTACAACAAGGGCAATGCTGAAATGTACATCCCCGTCGTCGGAGTTGACGCGAACGCTTCAGCACTCGACGCGATGGACAGGGGCGAAATGCTCGGCACAGTCCTGAATGACGCTGACGGTCAGGGCAGTGCGGCAGTGAAGCTGGCGGTCTCTCTGGCCAAGAACGGAAGCGCAGAAGGTGCTGACGGAAAATATATCTGGATACCCTACCAGAAAGTTACGAGAGGTGAGAAACAGTGAGCGATTATCTGCTTGAGATGAAGAACATCACCAAGACTTTCCCGGGCGTTAAAGCACTCGACAACGTAAGCCTCAACGTCCGCAAAGGTACTGTCCATGCCCTTATGGGAGAGAACGGCGCAGGGAAGTCGACGCTGATGAAGTGTCTCTTCGGAATCTACGAACCCAACGAGGGCGAGATATGTCTCGAGGGCAAGAAGGTCGAGATTCACTCGGCGCGGCAGGCAATGGACAACGGTATCGCGATGGTTCATCAGGAACTTCACCCGATACGCTTCCGCTCTGTTATGGAGAACGTGTACTTAGGGAGATTTCCCGGCCACATGGGAGTTGTTGACCACAAAGCGATGTACGAGCGCACAAAAGCACTCTTCGAGGACCTTGAGCTCGACGTTGACCCGTTAGCGTTGGCAGGCGACCAGAGCGCGGCTATCCTGCAGATGATGGAGATTGCGCGTGCCGTCGACATGAAGGCCAAGATAATAATCCTCGACGAGCCGACAAGCTCGCTGTCTGACCGTGAAGTTGACCACCTCTTCAAGATCATCAACAGGCTTCGTGCGCAGGGAGTTGCGTTCATCTACATTTCGCACAAGATGAAGGAGATTCTGGAGATTTCCGACGAAATTACGGTCATGAGGGACGGCACGTACGTAGGAACTTGGCCGGTAACCGACGACAAGGGCGAGAAGCTCACCATAGACTTTATCATCAAGCAGATGGTCGGGCGTGAGATGACTAACCAGTTCCCGCCGCGCGACGGCAAGCCGGGCAGTGAAGTCGTGCTGAAGGTTGAGCATGTGTGCTCGCCGCTGAGAAAGTCCTTCCAGGATGTCAGCTTTGAGCTGCACAAGCAGGAGATTTTAGGCATCGGCGGACTTGTCGGAGCACAGAGGACGGAATTTGTCGAGGCACTGTTCGGGCTTCGCGGAATTGCCTCAGGAGAAATTATGCTCAACGGAGCACGTTACACGAACAGATCGCCGGGCTTCGCGAAATCCAGAGGCCTCGCACTCCTCACGGAGGAACGCAGGGCAACGGGAATCTTCGGCATCCTTCCCATCCTCGAGAACACAGTCATCGCTAACCAGCGGAGCTATGCGCATTTCGGAGTGCTCAACGACAGCCGCAGGGCAAAAGACGCGGACGAGGAGTGCCGCAAGCTCAACGTCAAGACACCGTCCCTCAACACGCTGATTCAGAACCTGTCGGGCGGAAACCAGCAGAAAGTCTTGATTGCGCGCTGGCTTCTCACGAACTCCGACATCCTGATACTCGACGAACCCACCAGAGGAATCGACGTGGGAGCGAAGTACGAGATCTATAACATCATGCTCGAGCAGATTGCGCAGGGCAAGAGCATAATCATGATTTCGTCCGAAATGCCGGAGCTTATGGGCATGAGCGATAGAATTATGGTCATGTGCGAAGGCAGGGTAACGGGCTTCCTGAACAAGGGAGAATACACACAGGAAAAGATAATGG
This window of the Synergistaceae bacterium genome carries:
- a CDS encoding carboxylesterase family protein, with the translated sequence MKKLLAAMFVLALAASCSWADTSIDSTVFPDPAFREVVKNIDPNRDETLTDSEIASVSAVYASGLGISSLKGIEVFTAITRLECASNDIAALDLSSNDLLETLVCNNNKLAALDVSRCPSLKELYCSVNSLDILNVSHNTALVSLDCASNRLSAIDLSWNSELEYLDVSGNNITSLNLSKNPALKYLICRDLNLAANGLNVSGLPELRRLWCWNDGLTSLDLSGQASLVELLCYGNNFASPVNVSTFLSGSDFFSGVESTDRISNVTALDASGKPVTFLGFGSAEKFSATPAFVRYDYDTGSENVKLSVTQQTDEAPKTLASCSNGVFQGTSEGSILMWKGIPYAKQPVGSLRWKAPEAPEDSTDVRAAVTFAPAPIQHTSAHNPPSIMPRGEECLALNVWNNTASSDLKPVMVWVHGGSFNSGGTSNPDYDGRKFIEAHNDVILVSVGYRVGLMGFIDFVHSGLAGGSDYPDSGNLGLLDIVQALRWIKQNIKAFGGNPENVTVFGQSSGSAAVSLVMAMPQAAGLFQRAITQSGAVSMTQSVEDAAPLTQALVQLTGATSMTDLLALSSNDLLAAAEKLQAYTNFPIRDGVHVAANPFEAFATNSPNFSIMSGTMADEVNYWMLALGSENFAQFIPAAFYQIAEGISAVNSDDGKIPEQFVAAYMSTHDGATELEAVCQFLNDTLFRVPALAELENYAGKKYLYYWDSSVGIAGLGACHALDIPYVLNLPEMLSFPKNYVPFELSQDLADKVQSMWVSFAKTGSPSDAWQEYNTTTRATMLIKSSPSVSYGHLAERYALVSPLLKYGLSGRELISGMAALNEDNDTSPDAQPQTSPDVTEPLSYELGASRGGGGCSTGFTLWGLAAVVYFIKKRA
- a CDS encoding CAP domain-containing protein yields the protein MRLKIFPAVLVVVFMLSSSAYADSIYDSEPTFSPYYAGSVKSAVLNEALQELNYIRWLIGVPNNVTLNAEYTRKAQHGAVLLDAVGTLTHTPSRPSDMSQSFYELGYDATTHSNLSWGSSEMTLKLSTKLCMHDSDSSNISRLGHRRWLMNPRLKQTGFGISTRGGFAATYVIEEFEHSGEGNTLTQEEYERYLEWLKWPVSDEFITWPTGRHPHPLTYFEADTAWSVTLNRDVFDDTDASSVKVVLTRNSDGRTWKFSRSSSDGYFAVSKGEVAYDQCIIFRPDGITSYNNGETWSVEVSGLARKDGGTGSISYRVTFTGETTGYEEDTPYNRQGSEDSDEGGCGVMTFPAFMALLVFGIPRIRK
- a CDS encoding galactose ABC transporter substrate-binding protein, which codes for MKKFAVLIAAVLAVTAVAAFAASDALVGACIYKFDDTFMTGVRNAMRAQMEKEGGELEIVDSQNRQPTQNDQVDAYISKGANALIVNPVDRTAAEPLMQKAKAEGLPIVFVNREPYADVMAAYDKIWYVGAKAEESGTQSGQIIVDYFKANPKADRNGDGKIQYIMIRGEQGHQDATLRTEYSLKAIKDAGFEVVELGNDTANWDKVQATDKMKGFISAVGIDNIEAVLANNDDMALGAIEALKAEGYNMGDPDKYIPVVGVDATAPALEAMSKGEMLGTVLNDADNQGFAAVKVAVVAADDKPVTDEAIGYTITDGKYIWIPYRPVTVENYKEFMK
- a CDS encoding galactose ABC transporter substrate-binding protein, producing the protein MRKVLIVALMLMLAFGACAHADDVKIGACIYRFSDAFMLRFRNAMADEAAKAGVALIIADSQNDQTTQDAQVDDFIASGVNVLVINPVDRMASQGIIDKAKAAGIPVVFINREPTEEMLASYEKAYYVGAKPEESGTEAGELVAAYFKAHPEADKNKDGKLQFIMLKGENGHQDMIARSKYSVEALQAAGVEPVEIASAIANWDKLQAMTMMNAFLMSIGPENIEAVIANNDEMALGAVEALKAQDYNKGNAEMYIPVVGVDANASALDAMDRGEMLGTVLNDADGQGSAAVKLAVSLAKNGSAEGADGKYIWIPYQKVTRGEKQ
- a CDS encoding sugar ABC transporter ATP-binding protein, with amino-acid sequence MSDYLLEMKNITKTFPGVKALDNVSLNVRKGTVHALMGENGAGKSTLMKCLFGIYEPNEGEICLEGKKVEIHSARQAMDNGIAMVHQELHPIRFRSVMENVYLGRFPGHMGVVDHKAMYERTKALFEDLELDVDPLALAGDQSAAILQMMEIARAVDMKAKIIILDEPTSSLSDREVDHLFKIINRLRAQGVAFIYISHKMKEILEISDEITVMRDGTYVGTWPVTDDKGEKLTIDFIIKQMVGREMTNQFPPRDGKPGSEVVLKVEHVCSPLRKSFQDVSFELHKQEILGIGGLVGAQRTEFVEALFGLRGIASGEIMLNGARYTNRSPGFAKSRGLALLTEERRATGIFGILPILENTVIANQRSYAHFGVLNDSRRAKDADEECRKLNVKTPSLNTLIQNLSGGNQQKVLIARWLLTNSDILILDEPTRGIDVGAKYEIYNIMLEQIAQGKSIIMISSEMPELMGMSDRIMVMCEGRVTGFLNKGEYTQEKIMALATQFAGRKDSTAA